From Halotia branconii CENA392, the proteins below share one genomic window:
- the hypA gene encoding hydrogenase maturation nickel metallochaperone HypA, whose translation MHELGITQNIVAIVIEHAQGAKVQRVVLEIGKLSAILADAIQFCFDICTRNTVLAGAILEIIEIPGLAKCRQCGAEVYLDKPFGICKCGSVQLDLITGEELKIKEIEIEEVCV comes from the coding sequence ATGCATGAACTTGGAATTACTCAAAATATTGTGGCAATTGTCATTGAACACGCCCAAGGTGCAAAAGTGCAACGAGTTGTTTTAGAAATTGGCAAACTTTCAGCTATTCTTGCCGATGCTATCCAATTTTGTTTTGATATTTGTACTCGAAATACAGTTTTAGCAGGGGCAATATTAGAAATTATCGAAATTCCTGGTTTAGCCAAATGCCGTCAATGTGGTGCAGAAGTTTATCTAGATAAACCTTTTGGCATTTGTAAATGCGGTAGCGTGCAATTAGATTTAATAACTGGTGAAGAACTAAAAATTAAAGAAATAGAAATAGAGGAAGTATGTGTGTAA
- a CDS encoding HypC/HybG/HupF family hydrogenase formation chaperone, translating to MCLGIPGQIVEITDTNHQLAIVNIAGVKRQVNIACIVDEQHPPEACIGDWVLVHVGFAMNRINEQEAAETLQLLEELATAQAAVNT from the coding sequence ATGTGCTTAGGAATCCCTGGACAAATTGTCGAAATAACCGACACAAATCATCAACTAGCTATTGTCAACATTGCTGGTGTCAAACGCCAAGTCAATATTGCCTGCATTGTTGACGAACAACATCCCCCCGAAGCTTGTATTGGAGATTGGGTGCTAGTTCATGTTGGCTTTGCCATGAATCGCATCAACGAACAAGAAGCAGCAGAAACATTACAATTATTAGAAGAACTCGCCACAGCCCAAGCCGCAGTTAATACTTAA
- the hypD gene encoding hydrogenase formation protein HypD produces the protein MKYVDEFREPEKAEVLRREIEKLCLQLNKHIKIMEVCGGHTHSIFKYGIEEILPDSLELIHGPGCPVCVMPKGRLDDAIAISQNPNVILATFGDTMRVPGSHTSLLQARATGADIRMVYSPLDSLQIAKDKPDKEIVFFALGFETTAPSTSLTILQAAAEKIPNFSMFCNHVLVIPALQALLDNPDLQLDGFVGPGHVSIVIGTEPYEFISQKYHKPIVVSGFEPLDILQSIWMLLKQLVENRCEVENQYNRLVEKAGNQVALTAMNQVFTVRENFDWRGLGEIPDSGLKIREKYAQFDAELKFTLPNLKVADHKACQCGEILKGVLKPWECKVFGTACTPETPIGTCMVSSEGACAAYYKYGRFSNIMTQKLTDKQTVTLSP, from the coding sequence ATGAAATACGTAGACGAATTTCGCGAACCAGAAAAAGCTGAAGTCTTACGCCGAGAAATCGAAAAACTATGCCTCCAGCTAAATAAACATATCAAAATTATGGAAGTATGCGGCGGACATACCCATTCCATATTTAAATACGGCATTGAAGAAATATTGCCAGATTCCCTAGAACTCATTCATGGGCCTGGTTGTCCAGTATGCGTCATGCCCAAGGGTAGATTAGACGATGCGATCGCTATCTCTCAAAATCCTAACGTCATTTTGGCCACATTTGGCGACACTATGCGGGTTCCCGGTTCCCATACCAGCCTCCTGCAAGCCAGAGCCACAGGTGCAGATATCCGCATGGTATATTCTCCTCTAGATAGTCTGCAAATTGCCAAAGACAAACCCGACAAAGAAATTGTTTTCTTCGCCCTAGGCTTTGAAACTACCGCCCCTAGCACCTCCCTTACCATCTTGCAAGCAGCAGCCGAAAAAATTCCTAACTTTAGTATGTTTTGTAACCACGTCCTCGTGATTCCTGCCTTACAAGCATTACTAGATAATCCTGACTTGCAATTAGATGGATTTGTTGGTCCTGGTCATGTCAGTATAGTAATTGGCACTGAGCCTTATGAATTTATTTCGCAAAAATATCATAAACCAATTGTCGTTTCAGGATTTGAACCTTTAGATATTCTTCAATCAATTTGGATGCTACTAAAACAGCTAGTAGAAAATCGTTGCGAAGTCGAAAATCAATATAACAGACTCGTAGAAAAAGCTGGCAATCAAGTAGCGCTAACAGCCATGAATCAAGTTTTTACTGTGCGAGAAAATTTTGATTGGCGGGGCTTAGGTGAAATACCTGATTCTGGTTTAAAAATTCGTGAAAAATATGCACAATTTGATGCCGAACTTAAGTTTACTCTTCCTAATCTGAAGGTTGCCGACCACAAAGCTTGTCAGTGTGGCGAAATCTTAAAAGGAGTTTTAAAACCCTGGGAATGTAAAGTATTTGGTACAGCTTGTACACCAGAAACACCCATTGGAACTTGTATGGTCTCTTCTGAAGGTGCTTGTGCCGCTTATTACAAATACGGCAGATTTTCTAATATAATGACGCAAAAATTAACTGATAAACAAACAGTAACCCTATCTCCATAA
- a CDS encoding tautomerase family protein — protein MPFVTVKIARGHSIEKKRRLVESITNVLVAVLGTKPEWITIHIDEFERENWAINGILHSDRHRGKHDETGR, from the coding sequence ATGCCATTTGTAACAGTTAAAATTGCCAGAGGACACTCCATTGAAAAGAAACGGCGACTAGTGGAATCTATTACTAATGTTCTAGTTGCTGTTTTAGGTACTAAGCCAGAATGGATAACTATTCACATTGATGAATTTGAACGTGAAAACTGGGCTATCAACGGTATATTACATTCTGATAGACATCGTGGTAAGCATGATGAGACAGGTAGGTAA
- the hypE gene encoding hydrogenase expression/formation protein HypE: MKISANQTKNSLFQKIEQVRHRQGKVRDSHITLAHGSGGKAMRDLIDDIFVSNFDNPILSQLEDQASLNLASLMQQGDRLALTTDSYVVDPLFFPSSDIGELAINGTVNDLAVSGAKPLYLTCSVILEEGLPVETLRRVAASMKKAALKAGIKIVTGDTKVVHRGAADKLFINTAGVGVIPKEVNISAHNIQPGDLVIINGELGNHGAAILIARGELALETNIESDCQPLHDLVETILKVCPDIHAMRDATRGGLATVLNEFALSSQVGIRINEESIPVREEVKGVCEILGLDPLYLANEGKLVVVVGQENAENVLSAMKSHPSGKNACIIGEVIPSPPGIVLLKTAFNAERIVDMLVGEQLPRIC; encoded by the coding sequence ATGAAGATTTCTGCTAATCAAACAAAAAATTCTTTATTTCAAAAAATTGAACAAGTCCGTCATCGTCAAGGTAAAGTGCGAGATAGCCATATCACTCTGGCACATGGTAGTGGTGGTAAAGCCATGCGCGATTTAATTGATGATATCTTTGTTAGTAATTTTGATAATCCTATTCTTTCCCAACTAGAAGACCAAGCCAGTTTAAATTTAGCTAGTCTCATGCAACAGGGAGATAGACTAGCCTTGACTACAGATTCTTATGTTGTAGACCCTTTATTTTTTCCTAGTAGTGATATTGGAGAATTAGCCATCAATGGCACAGTTAATGATTTAGCTGTTAGTGGTGCTAAACCTTTATATCTGACTTGTAGCGTTATTTTAGAAGAAGGATTACCTGTAGAAACCTTACGGCGAGTTGCTGCTAGCATGAAAAAAGCTGCGTTAAAAGCAGGTATTAAAATTGTTACAGGTGACACCAAAGTTGTACATCGCGGTGCTGCTGATAAGTTATTTATTAATACTGCTGGCGTTGGAGTTATCCCTAAAGAAGTGAATATTTCTGCCCATAATATTCAGCCAGGAGATCTTGTAATTATTAATGGTGAATTAGGCAATCATGGTGCTGCTATTTTAATAGCTCGTGGAGAACTAGCATTAGAAACTAATATAGAAAGTGACTGTCAACCGTTACATGATTTAGTAGAAACTATCCTGAAAGTATGTCCTGATATTCATGCGATGCGGGATGCTACACGCGGCGGTTTAGCTACAGTTTTAAATGAATTTGCCCTGAGTTCTCAAGTAGGTATTCGCATTAATGAAGAATCTATTCCAGTGCGAGAAGAGGTTAAAGGAGTTTGCGAAATTTTGGGTTTAGACCCGTTGTATTTAGCAAATGAAGGTAAACTGGTAGTAGTAGTAGGACAAGAGAATGCTGAAAATGTTTTATCAGCAATGAAATCTCATCCATCTGGAAAGAATGCGTGTATTATTGGCGAAGTTATTCCTTCACCTCCAGGAATTGTCTTATTAAAAACTGCTTTTAATGCTGAACGTATTGTTGATATGCTCGTTGGCGAACAACTACCACGAATTTGTTAG